In the genome of Notamacropus eugenii isolate mMacEug1 chromosome 5, mMacEug1.pri_v2, whole genome shotgun sequence, one region contains:
- the CPT1C gene encoding palmitoyl thioesterase CPT1C isoform X2: MRGVHGGWGKTRPPCVTWAGEGDNRAQAQTEEGQGEPAIASAGGGGLPARRRSPSTGAMAEARQAATFRLDLGQGTPGRRWWNPALKEVGSAGLRSWRRSLAQCRDDILSGACPAGPASGLFLLAAIQGSRFMQLDPSLGLVDWIKASLPDWGARWLPGFQGALAATIFAGSLWMALLLTLHVVLRLLLRYQGWLSEPRGTLSFPTRSWLALVRIFSGRRPTLYTYQRSLPCLPLPSTADTVAKYLESVRPLLSDEDFRALSSQAQTFLHTEASRLQALLGLKAWWAANYVSDWWGQYIYLQSRSPLLGNSNFYILDFLSMAPTPLQAARAGNAVYAMMRFREQLGRGEIEPATLLGMRPLCSAQYRHMFNTTRIPGVSRDQLYHVSDSASRYVAVMHRGRFFRLGTHGGQGGRLLSPRVLEQKLQHILDDPAPAQPSEEHLAALTAAPRALWAQARASLQAGDRSTQATLEVVEGAAFFVCLEETPGPSNASPEALLDELARSLLVGSGYSRWLDKSLNLVVFASGRMGLNVEHSWADNPVPSHMWEAVLATECFELGYAADGHCRGSPSSTVGPPERLLWTVPEEDQGGFCLTYEACMTRLFHEGRTETVRPCTVEACAFVRAMEDPRLTDARRLALFRVAAEKHWALRRAALMGQGVDRHLFCLYLLSQFLRLPSPFLTQVRAERWKLSTSQSPTQRPQLLDPVGHPHYVCCGGGFGPADDDGYGVSYTFMGESAVTFHISCRVSSPDTDSRRFGQHIENAMLDVAALFGLAIGPRTGARPGEVAREDKNSGRGSQGPEPQQAPSAPSDLGR, from the exons ATGCGCGGAGTCCACGGGGGCTGGGGGAAGACGCGCCCCCCGTGCGTGACGTGGGCGGGGGAAGGGGACAACCGAGCGCAGGCGCAGACGGAAGAGGGGCAGGGGGAGCCCGCGATCGCGTCTGCAGGGGGAGGGGGGCTCCCTGCCCGTCGGAGATCTCCAAGCACA GGTGCCATGGCCGAGGCCCGCCAAGCAGCGACCTTCCGCCTAGACCTGGGCCAGGGGACTCCCGGGCGGAGGTGGTGGAATCCAGCCTTGAAGGAGGTCGGCAGCGCAGGGCTGCGCTCCTGGAGGCGGAGCCTGGCCCAGTGCAGG GATGACATCTTATCCGGAGCCTGCCCCGCTGGCCCGGCCAGCGGCCTCTTCCTCCTGGCTGCCATCCAGGGCTCCCGGTTCATGCAGCTGGACCCCTCTTTGGGGCTGGTGGATTGGATCAAAGCCAGCCTGCCTGACTG GGGTGCGCGCTGGCTCCCAGGCTTCCAAGGGGCTCTGGCAGCCACCATCTTCGCTGGGAGCCTCTGGATGGCCCTGCTGCTGACCCTGCATGTGGTACTGCGGCTCCTTCTGCGCTACCAGGGCTGGCTGAGTGAGCCTCGTGGGACCCTGTCCTTTCCCACACGCTCCTGGCTG gccctggTCAGAATCTTTTCCGGCCGTCGCCCGACGCTCTACACATACCAACGCTCCCTGCCCTGCCTCCCACTGCCCTCTACAGCGGACACTGTGGCCAAG TACTTGGAGTCTGTGCGACCGCTGCTGTCGGATGAGGATTTCCGGGCCCTGAGCAGCCAGGCCCAGACGTTCCTACACACAGAGGCCTCCCGGCTACAAGCTCTTCTGGGCCTCAAAGCCTGGTGGGCAGCCAACTAC GTGAGTGACTGGTGGGGACAGTACATCTACCTACAGTCCCGAAGCCCTCTGCTGGGCAACAGCAACTTCTATATTCTG GACTTTCTGTCCATGGCCCCCACTCCTCTGCAGGCTGCTAGAGCTGGGAATGCCGTGTATGCCATGATGAGATTCCGGGAGCAGCTTGGCCGTGGGGAGATTGAGCCT GCAACACTGCTGGGGATGCGCCCGCTGTGCTCGGCTCAGTACCGCCACATGTTTAACACCACTCGGATCCCTGGGGTCTCCAGAG ACCAGCTGTATCACGTCAGTGATAGCGCCAGCCGCTATGTGGCTGTCATGCACCGGGGCCGCTTCTTCCGCCTGGGGACACATGGAGGGCAGGGGGGCCGTCTGCTGAGCCCCCGGGTGCTGGAGCAGAAGCTTCAGCACATTCTGGATGACCCAGCCCCAGCCCAGCCCTCAGAGGAGCACTTGGCTGCCCTGACGGCGGCCCCCAG GGCCCTGTGGGCTCAGGCTCGGGCCTCCTTGCAGGCGGGGGACAGGAGCACACAGGCCACCCTGGAGGTGGTGGAAGGTGCTGCCTTCTTCGTGTGTCTAGAGGAGACCCCAGGACCCTCGAATGCATCCCCTGAGGCACTGCTAGATGAGCTGGCACGGTCCTTGTTGGTGGGAAGTGGCTACAGCAG GTGGTTGGACAAGTCTCTGAATCTCGTGGTCTTTGCCAGTGGACGCATGGGGCTGAACGTGGAACACTCCTGGGCTGACAACCCTGTCCCTTCGCACATGTGGGAG gCTGTATTGGCTACTGAGTGCTTTGAACTTGGCTATGCGGCTGATGGGCATTGCAGAGGGTCCCCCAGCTCCACAGTAGGACCACCTGAGCGTCTCCTGTGGACAGTGCCTGAGGAG GACCAAGGTGGCTTCTGTCTGACCTATGAGGCGTGCATGACGAGATTGTTTCACGAGGGCCGTACAGAGACTGTGCGGCCGTGCACAGTGGAAGCCTGTGCCTTTGTCAGAGCCATGGAGGACCCGAGGCTGACG GATGCCCGGCGCCTGGCCCTCTTCCGAGTTGCAGCAGAGAAGCACTGGGCGCTGCGTCGAGCGGCCCTGATGGGCCAGGGCGTCGATCGGCACCTCTTTTGCCTCTACctcctgtctcagtttctccgTCTCCCGTCCCCATTCTTGACTCAG GTTCGAGCTGAGCGATGGAAGCTCTCCACCAGCCAGAGCCCAACGCAGCGGCCACAACTGCTGGATCCCGTCGGTCACCCACATTATGTTTGCTGCGGGGGCGGCTTTGGGCCT GCAGATGATGATGGCTACGGTGTGTCCTACACCTTCATGGGCGAGAGCGCGGTCACCTTCCACATCTCCTGCAGGGTCTCCAGCCCTGACACG GATTCCCGGAGGTTTGGGCAGCACATTGAGAATGCAATGCTGGATGTGGCCGCGCTGTTTGGCCTAGCCATTGGACCCCGCACAGGGGCCCGGCCAGGTGAGGTGGCCAGGGAGGACAAGAATTCTGGGAGGGGCTCCCAAGGGCCTGAGCCTCAGCAGGCACCCTCTGCTCCCAGCGATCTGGGGCGTTGA
- the CPT1C gene encoding palmitoyl thioesterase CPT1C isoform X1 produces MRGVHGGWGKTRPPCVTWAGEGDNRAQAQTEEGQGEPAIASAGGGGLPARRRSPSTGAMAEARQAATFRLDLGQGTPGRRWWNPALKEVGSAGLRSWRRSLAQCRDDILSGACPAGPASGLFLLAAIQGSRFMQLDPSLGLVDWIKASLPDWGARWLPGFQGALAATIFAGSLWMALLLTLHVVLRLLLRYQGWLSEPRGTLSFPTRSWLALVRIFSGRRPTLYTYQRSLPCLPLPSTADTVAKYLESVRPLLSDEDFRALSSQAQTFLHTEASRLQALLGLKAWWAANYVSDWWGQYIYLQSRSPLLGNSNFYILDFLSMAPTPLQAARAGNAVYAMMRFREQLGRGEIEPATLLGMRPLCSAQYRHMFNTTRIPGVSRDQLYHVSDSASRYVAVMHRGRFFRLGTHGGQGGRLLSPRVLEQKLQHILDDPAPAQPSEEHLAALTAAPRALWAQARASLQAGDRSTQATLEVVEGAAFFVCLEETPGPSNASPEALLDELARSLLVGSGYSRWLDKSLNLVVFASGRMGLNVEHSWADNPVPSHMWEAVLATECFELGYAADGHCRGSPSSTVGPPERLLWTVPEEVTASIPLALREAQALARDTECHILPFTHFGRGFTRRCHTLGSSFVQLALQLARFRDQGGFCLTYEACMTRLFHEGRTETVRPCTVEACAFVRAMEDPRLTDARRLALFRVAAEKHWALRRAALMGQGVDRHLFCLYLLSQFLRLPSPFLTQVRAERWKLSTSQSPTQRPQLLDPVGHPHYVCCGGGFGPADDDGYGVSYTFMGESAVTFHISCRVSSPDTDSRRFGQHIENAMLDVAALFGLAIGPRTGARPGEVAREDKNSGRGSQGPEPQQAPSAPSDLGR; encoded by the exons ATGCGCGGAGTCCACGGGGGCTGGGGGAAGACGCGCCCCCCGTGCGTGACGTGGGCGGGGGAAGGGGACAACCGAGCGCAGGCGCAGACGGAAGAGGGGCAGGGGGAGCCCGCGATCGCGTCTGCAGGGGGAGGGGGGCTCCCTGCCCGTCGGAGATCTCCAAGCACA GGTGCCATGGCCGAGGCCCGCCAAGCAGCGACCTTCCGCCTAGACCTGGGCCAGGGGACTCCCGGGCGGAGGTGGTGGAATCCAGCCTTGAAGGAGGTCGGCAGCGCAGGGCTGCGCTCCTGGAGGCGGAGCCTGGCCCAGTGCAGG GATGACATCTTATCCGGAGCCTGCCCCGCTGGCCCGGCCAGCGGCCTCTTCCTCCTGGCTGCCATCCAGGGCTCCCGGTTCATGCAGCTGGACCCCTCTTTGGGGCTGGTGGATTGGATCAAAGCCAGCCTGCCTGACTG GGGTGCGCGCTGGCTCCCAGGCTTCCAAGGGGCTCTGGCAGCCACCATCTTCGCTGGGAGCCTCTGGATGGCCCTGCTGCTGACCCTGCATGTGGTACTGCGGCTCCTTCTGCGCTACCAGGGCTGGCTGAGTGAGCCTCGTGGGACCCTGTCCTTTCCCACACGCTCCTGGCTG gccctggTCAGAATCTTTTCCGGCCGTCGCCCGACGCTCTACACATACCAACGCTCCCTGCCCTGCCTCCCACTGCCCTCTACAGCGGACACTGTGGCCAAG TACTTGGAGTCTGTGCGACCGCTGCTGTCGGATGAGGATTTCCGGGCCCTGAGCAGCCAGGCCCAGACGTTCCTACACACAGAGGCCTCCCGGCTACAAGCTCTTCTGGGCCTCAAAGCCTGGTGGGCAGCCAACTAC GTGAGTGACTGGTGGGGACAGTACATCTACCTACAGTCCCGAAGCCCTCTGCTGGGCAACAGCAACTTCTATATTCTG GACTTTCTGTCCATGGCCCCCACTCCTCTGCAGGCTGCTAGAGCTGGGAATGCCGTGTATGCCATGATGAGATTCCGGGAGCAGCTTGGCCGTGGGGAGATTGAGCCT GCAACACTGCTGGGGATGCGCCCGCTGTGCTCGGCTCAGTACCGCCACATGTTTAACACCACTCGGATCCCTGGGGTCTCCAGAG ACCAGCTGTATCACGTCAGTGATAGCGCCAGCCGCTATGTGGCTGTCATGCACCGGGGCCGCTTCTTCCGCCTGGGGACACATGGAGGGCAGGGGGGCCGTCTGCTGAGCCCCCGGGTGCTGGAGCAGAAGCTTCAGCACATTCTGGATGACCCAGCCCCAGCCCAGCCCTCAGAGGAGCACTTGGCTGCCCTGACGGCGGCCCCCAG GGCCCTGTGGGCTCAGGCTCGGGCCTCCTTGCAGGCGGGGGACAGGAGCACACAGGCCACCCTGGAGGTGGTGGAAGGTGCTGCCTTCTTCGTGTGTCTAGAGGAGACCCCAGGACCCTCGAATGCATCCCCTGAGGCACTGCTAGATGAGCTGGCACGGTCCTTGTTGGTGGGAAGTGGCTACAGCAG GTGGTTGGACAAGTCTCTGAATCTCGTGGTCTTTGCCAGTGGACGCATGGGGCTGAACGTGGAACACTCCTGGGCTGACAACCCTGTCCCTTCGCACATGTGGGAG gCTGTATTGGCTACTGAGTGCTTTGAACTTGGCTATGCGGCTGATGGGCATTGCAGAGGGTCCCCCAGCTCCACAGTAGGACCACCTGAGCGTCTCCTGTGGACAGTGCCTGAGGAG GTGACCGCCTCCATCCCCCTGGCTCTGCGGGAGGCCCAGGCCTTGGCAAGAGACACCGAGTGCCATATCCTCCCATTCACCCACTTTGGGAGAGGATTTACCCGGCGCTGCCATACCCTGGGAAGCAGCTTTGTGCAGCTGGCCCTGCAGCTGGCCAGATTTCGG GACCAAGGTGGCTTCTGTCTGACCTATGAGGCGTGCATGACGAGATTGTTTCACGAGGGCCGTACAGAGACTGTGCGGCCGTGCACAGTGGAAGCCTGTGCCTTTGTCAGAGCCATGGAGGACCCGAGGCTGACG GATGCCCGGCGCCTGGCCCTCTTCCGAGTTGCAGCAGAGAAGCACTGGGCGCTGCGTCGAGCGGCCCTGATGGGCCAGGGCGTCGATCGGCACCTCTTTTGCCTCTACctcctgtctcagtttctccgTCTCCCGTCCCCATTCTTGACTCAG GTTCGAGCTGAGCGATGGAAGCTCTCCACCAGCCAGAGCCCAACGCAGCGGCCACAACTGCTGGATCCCGTCGGTCACCCACATTATGTTTGCTGCGGGGGCGGCTTTGGGCCT GCAGATGATGATGGCTACGGTGTGTCCTACACCTTCATGGGCGAGAGCGCGGTCACCTTCCACATCTCCTGCAGGGTCTCCAGCCCTGACACG GATTCCCGGAGGTTTGGGCAGCACATTGAGAATGCAATGCTGGATGTGGCCGCGCTGTTTGGCCTAGCCATTGGACCCCGCACAGGGGCCCGGCCAGGTGAGGTGGCCAGGGAGGACAAGAATTCTGGGAGGGGCTCCCAAGGGCCTGAGCCTCAGCAGGCACCCTCTGCTCCCAGCGATCTGGGGCGTTGA
- the CPT1C gene encoding palmitoyl thioesterase CPT1C isoform X3 — protein sequence MAEARQAATFRLDLGQGTPGRRWWNPALKEVGSAGLRSWRRSLAQCRDDILSGACPAGPASGLFLLAAIQGSRFMQLDPSLGLVDWIKASLPDWGARWLPGFQGALAATIFAGSLWMALLLTLHVVLRLLLRYQGWLSEPRGTLSFPTRSWLALVRIFSGRRPTLYTYQRSLPCLPLPSTADTVAKYLESVRPLLSDEDFRALSSQAQTFLHTEASRLQALLGLKAWWAANYVSDWWGQYIYLQSRSPLLGNSNFYILDFLSMAPTPLQAARAGNAVYAMMRFREQLGRGEIEPATLLGMRPLCSAQYRHMFNTTRIPGVSRDQLYHVSDSASRYVAVMHRGRFFRLGTHGGQGGRLLSPRVLEQKLQHILDDPAPAQPSEEHLAALTAAPRALWAQARASLQAGDRSTQATLEVVEGAAFFVCLEETPGPSNASPEALLDELARSLLVGSGYSRWLDKSLNLVVFASGRMGLNVEHSWADNPVPSHMWEAVLATECFELGYAADGHCRGSPSSTVGPPERLLWTVPEEVTASIPLALREAQALARDTECHILPFTHFGRGFTRRCHTLGSSFVQLALQLARFRDQGGFCLTYEACMTRLFHEGRTETVRPCTVEACAFVRAMEDPRLTDARRLALFRVAAEKHWALRRAALMGQGVDRHLFCLYLLSQFLRLPSPFLTQVRAERWKLSTSQSPTQRPQLLDPVGHPHYVCCGGGFGPADDDGYGVSYTFMGESAVTFHISCRVSSPDTDSRRFGQHIENAMLDVAALFGLAIGPRTGARPGEVAREDKNSGRGSQGPEPQQAPSAPSDLGR from the exons ATGGCCGAGGCCCGCCAAGCAGCGACCTTCCGCCTAGACCTGGGCCAGGGGACTCCCGGGCGGAGGTGGTGGAATCCAGCCTTGAAGGAGGTCGGCAGCGCAGGGCTGCGCTCCTGGAGGCGGAGCCTGGCCCAGTGCAGG GATGACATCTTATCCGGAGCCTGCCCCGCTGGCCCGGCCAGCGGCCTCTTCCTCCTGGCTGCCATCCAGGGCTCCCGGTTCATGCAGCTGGACCCCTCTTTGGGGCTGGTGGATTGGATCAAAGCCAGCCTGCCTGACTG GGGTGCGCGCTGGCTCCCAGGCTTCCAAGGGGCTCTGGCAGCCACCATCTTCGCTGGGAGCCTCTGGATGGCCCTGCTGCTGACCCTGCATGTGGTACTGCGGCTCCTTCTGCGCTACCAGGGCTGGCTGAGTGAGCCTCGTGGGACCCTGTCCTTTCCCACACGCTCCTGGCTG gccctggTCAGAATCTTTTCCGGCCGTCGCCCGACGCTCTACACATACCAACGCTCCCTGCCCTGCCTCCCACTGCCCTCTACAGCGGACACTGTGGCCAAG TACTTGGAGTCTGTGCGACCGCTGCTGTCGGATGAGGATTTCCGGGCCCTGAGCAGCCAGGCCCAGACGTTCCTACACACAGAGGCCTCCCGGCTACAAGCTCTTCTGGGCCTCAAAGCCTGGTGGGCAGCCAACTAC GTGAGTGACTGGTGGGGACAGTACATCTACCTACAGTCCCGAAGCCCTCTGCTGGGCAACAGCAACTTCTATATTCTG GACTTTCTGTCCATGGCCCCCACTCCTCTGCAGGCTGCTAGAGCTGGGAATGCCGTGTATGCCATGATGAGATTCCGGGAGCAGCTTGGCCGTGGGGAGATTGAGCCT GCAACACTGCTGGGGATGCGCCCGCTGTGCTCGGCTCAGTACCGCCACATGTTTAACACCACTCGGATCCCTGGGGTCTCCAGAG ACCAGCTGTATCACGTCAGTGATAGCGCCAGCCGCTATGTGGCTGTCATGCACCGGGGCCGCTTCTTCCGCCTGGGGACACATGGAGGGCAGGGGGGCCGTCTGCTGAGCCCCCGGGTGCTGGAGCAGAAGCTTCAGCACATTCTGGATGACCCAGCCCCAGCCCAGCCCTCAGAGGAGCACTTGGCTGCCCTGACGGCGGCCCCCAG GGCCCTGTGGGCTCAGGCTCGGGCCTCCTTGCAGGCGGGGGACAGGAGCACACAGGCCACCCTGGAGGTGGTGGAAGGTGCTGCCTTCTTCGTGTGTCTAGAGGAGACCCCAGGACCCTCGAATGCATCCCCTGAGGCACTGCTAGATGAGCTGGCACGGTCCTTGTTGGTGGGAAGTGGCTACAGCAG GTGGTTGGACAAGTCTCTGAATCTCGTGGTCTTTGCCAGTGGACGCATGGGGCTGAACGTGGAACACTCCTGGGCTGACAACCCTGTCCCTTCGCACATGTGGGAG gCTGTATTGGCTACTGAGTGCTTTGAACTTGGCTATGCGGCTGATGGGCATTGCAGAGGGTCCCCCAGCTCCACAGTAGGACCACCTGAGCGTCTCCTGTGGACAGTGCCTGAGGAG GTGACCGCCTCCATCCCCCTGGCTCTGCGGGAGGCCCAGGCCTTGGCAAGAGACACCGAGTGCCATATCCTCCCATTCACCCACTTTGGGAGAGGATTTACCCGGCGCTGCCATACCCTGGGAAGCAGCTTTGTGCAGCTGGCCCTGCAGCTGGCCAGATTTCGG GACCAAGGTGGCTTCTGTCTGACCTATGAGGCGTGCATGACGAGATTGTTTCACGAGGGCCGTACAGAGACTGTGCGGCCGTGCACAGTGGAAGCCTGTGCCTTTGTCAGAGCCATGGAGGACCCGAGGCTGACG GATGCCCGGCGCCTGGCCCTCTTCCGAGTTGCAGCAGAGAAGCACTGGGCGCTGCGTCGAGCGGCCCTGATGGGCCAGGGCGTCGATCGGCACCTCTTTTGCCTCTACctcctgtctcagtttctccgTCTCCCGTCCCCATTCTTGACTCAG GTTCGAGCTGAGCGATGGAAGCTCTCCACCAGCCAGAGCCCAACGCAGCGGCCACAACTGCTGGATCCCGTCGGTCACCCACATTATGTTTGCTGCGGGGGCGGCTTTGGGCCT GCAGATGATGATGGCTACGGTGTGTCCTACACCTTCATGGGCGAGAGCGCGGTCACCTTCCACATCTCCTGCAGGGTCTCCAGCCCTGACACG GATTCCCGGAGGTTTGGGCAGCACATTGAGAATGCAATGCTGGATGTGGCCGCGCTGTTTGGCCTAGCCATTGGACCCCGCACAGGGGCCCGGCCAGGTGAGGTGGCCAGGGAGGACAAGAATTCTGGGAGGGGCTCCCAAGGGCCTGAGCCTCAGCAGGCACCCTCTGCTCCCAGCGATCTGGGGCGTTGA
- the CPT1C gene encoding palmitoyl thioesterase CPT1C isoform X4 produces the protein MRGVHGGWGKTRPPCVTWAGEGDNRAQAQTEEGQGEPAIASAGGGGLPARRRSPSTGAMAEARQAATFRLDLGQGTPGRRWWNPALKEVGSAGLRSWRRSLAQCRDDILSGACPAGPASGLFLLAAIQGSRFMQLDPSLGLVDWIKASLPDWGARWLPGFQGALAATIFAGSLWMALLLTLHVVLRLLLRYQGWLSEPRGTLSFPTRSWLALVRIFSGRRPTLYTYQRSLPCLPLPSTADTVAKYLESVRPLLSDEDFRALSSQAQTFLHTEASRLQALLGLKAWWAANYVSDWWGQYIYLQSRSPLLGNSNFYILDFLSMAPTPLQAARAGNAVYAMMRFREQLGRGEIEPATLLGMRPLCSAQYRHMFNTTRIPGVSRDQLYHVSDSASRYVAVMHRGRFFRLGTHGGQGGRLLSPRVLEQKLQHILDDPAPAQPSEEHLAALTAAPRALWAQARASLQAGDRSTQATLEVVEGAAFFVCLEETPGPSNASPEALLDELARSLLVGSGYSRWLDKSLNLVVFASGRMGLNVEHSWADNPVPSHMWEAVLATECFELGYAADGHCRGSPSSTVGPPERLLWTVPEEVTASIPLALREAQALARDTECHILPFTHFGRGFTRRCHTLGSSFVQLALQLARFRDQGGFCLTYEACMTRLFHEGRTETVRPCTVEACAFVRAMEDPRLTVSNPCPREDGGSFGEWGKL, from the exons ATGCGCGGAGTCCACGGGGGCTGGGGGAAGACGCGCCCCCCGTGCGTGACGTGGGCGGGGGAAGGGGACAACCGAGCGCAGGCGCAGACGGAAGAGGGGCAGGGGGAGCCCGCGATCGCGTCTGCAGGGGGAGGGGGGCTCCCTGCCCGTCGGAGATCTCCAAGCACA GGTGCCATGGCCGAGGCCCGCCAAGCAGCGACCTTCCGCCTAGACCTGGGCCAGGGGACTCCCGGGCGGAGGTGGTGGAATCCAGCCTTGAAGGAGGTCGGCAGCGCAGGGCTGCGCTCCTGGAGGCGGAGCCTGGCCCAGTGCAGG GATGACATCTTATCCGGAGCCTGCCCCGCTGGCCCGGCCAGCGGCCTCTTCCTCCTGGCTGCCATCCAGGGCTCCCGGTTCATGCAGCTGGACCCCTCTTTGGGGCTGGTGGATTGGATCAAAGCCAGCCTGCCTGACTG GGGTGCGCGCTGGCTCCCAGGCTTCCAAGGGGCTCTGGCAGCCACCATCTTCGCTGGGAGCCTCTGGATGGCCCTGCTGCTGACCCTGCATGTGGTACTGCGGCTCCTTCTGCGCTACCAGGGCTGGCTGAGTGAGCCTCGTGGGACCCTGTCCTTTCCCACACGCTCCTGGCTG gccctggTCAGAATCTTTTCCGGCCGTCGCCCGACGCTCTACACATACCAACGCTCCCTGCCCTGCCTCCCACTGCCCTCTACAGCGGACACTGTGGCCAAG TACTTGGAGTCTGTGCGACCGCTGCTGTCGGATGAGGATTTCCGGGCCCTGAGCAGCCAGGCCCAGACGTTCCTACACACAGAGGCCTCCCGGCTACAAGCTCTTCTGGGCCTCAAAGCCTGGTGGGCAGCCAACTAC GTGAGTGACTGGTGGGGACAGTACATCTACCTACAGTCCCGAAGCCCTCTGCTGGGCAACAGCAACTTCTATATTCTG GACTTTCTGTCCATGGCCCCCACTCCTCTGCAGGCTGCTAGAGCTGGGAATGCCGTGTATGCCATGATGAGATTCCGGGAGCAGCTTGGCCGTGGGGAGATTGAGCCT GCAACACTGCTGGGGATGCGCCCGCTGTGCTCGGCTCAGTACCGCCACATGTTTAACACCACTCGGATCCCTGGGGTCTCCAGAG ACCAGCTGTATCACGTCAGTGATAGCGCCAGCCGCTATGTGGCTGTCATGCACCGGGGCCGCTTCTTCCGCCTGGGGACACATGGAGGGCAGGGGGGCCGTCTGCTGAGCCCCCGGGTGCTGGAGCAGAAGCTTCAGCACATTCTGGATGACCCAGCCCCAGCCCAGCCCTCAGAGGAGCACTTGGCTGCCCTGACGGCGGCCCCCAG GGCCCTGTGGGCTCAGGCTCGGGCCTCCTTGCAGGCGGGGGACAGGAGCACACAGGCCACCCTGGAGGTGGTGGAAGGTGCTGCCTTCTTCGTGTGTCTAGAGGAGACCCCAGGACCCTCGAATGCATCCCCTGAGGCACTGCTAGATGAGCTGGCACGGTCCTTGTTGGTGGGAAGTGGCTACAGCAG GTGGTTGGACAAGTCTCTGAATCTCGTGGTCTTTGCCAGTGGACGCATGGGGCTGAACGTGGAACACTCCTGGGCTGACAACCCTGTCCCTTCGCACATGTGGGAG gCTGTATTGGCTACTGAGTGCTTTGAACTTGGCTATGCGGCTGATGGGCATTGCAGAGGGTCCCCCAGCTCCACAGTAGGACCACCTGAGCGTCTCCTGTGGACAGTGCCTGAGGAG GTGACCGCCTCCATCCCCCTGGCTCTGCGGGAGGCCCAGGCCTTGGCAAGAGACACCGAGTGCCATATCCTCCCATTCACCCACTTTGGGAGAGGATTTACCCGGCGCTGCCATACCCTGGGAAGCAGCTTTGTGCAGCTGGCCCTGCAGCTGGCCAGATTTCGG GACCAAGGTGGCTTCTGTCTGACCTATGAGGCGTGCATGACGAGATTGTTTCACGAGGGCCGTACAGAGACTGTGCGGCCGTGCACAGTGGAAGCCTGTGCCTTTGTCAGAGCCATGGAGGACCCGAGGCTGACG GTCAGCAACCCCTGCCCCAGGGAAGACGGAGGCAGCTTTGGGGAATGGGGAAAGCTTTAA
- the PRMT1 gene encoding LOW QUALITY PROTEIN: protein arginine N-methyltransferase 1 (The sequence of the model RefSeq protein was modified relative to this genomic sequence to represent the inferred CDS: inserted 1 base in 1 codon), whose protein sequence is MRVRERRCRRRAGGGAPAKRRPRGSRGRGASXGGEKMAAAAEATNCIMESFVATLANGMSLQPPLEEVSCAQPESSEKPNAEDMTSKDYYFDSYAHFGIHEEMLKDEVRTLTYRNSMFHNRHLFKDKVVLDVGSGTGILCMFAAKAGARKVIGIECSSISDYAVKIVKANKLDHVVTIIKGKVEEVELPVDKVDVIISEWMGYCLFYESMLNTVLHARDKWLAPDGLIFPDRATLYVTAIEDRQYKDYKIHWWENVYGFDMSCIKDVAIKEPLVDVVDPKQLVTNACLIKEVDIYTVRVDDLTFTSPFCLQVKRNDYVHALVAYFNIEFTRCHKRTGFSTSPESPYTHWKQTVFYMEDYLTVKTGEEIFGTIGMRPNAKNNRDLDFTIDLDFKGQLCELSCSTDYRMR, encoded by the exons ATGAGAGTGCGCGAGAGGAGGTGCCGACGGCGAGCAGGGGGCGGTGCGCCCGCTAAAAGGCGGCCCCGGGGGAGCCGCGGGCGGGGGGCTA CGGGGGGAGAGAAGATGGCGGCGGCAGCCGAGGCCACGAACTGCATCATGGAG AGTTTTGTGGCCACCTTGGCTAATGGGATGAGCCTCCAGCCTCCACTTGAagaa GTGTCCTGTGCACAGCCCGAGAGCAGTGAGAAGCCCAACGCTGAGGATATGACATCCAAGGATTATTACTTCGACTCTTACGCCCACTTTGGCATCCATGAG GAGATGCTCAAGGACGAGGTACGGACACTCACTTACCGCAATTCTATGTTCCATAACCGGCACTTGTTCAAGGACAAGGTGGTTCTGGATGTCGGCTCCGGCACCGGCATCCTCTGCATGTTTGCAGCCAAGGCTGGGGCCCGGAAGGTCATTGGG ATTGAGTGCTCTAGCATCTCTGACTATGCCGTCAAGATTGTCAAGGCCAACAAACTTGACCACG TGGTGACCATCATCAAAGGGAAGGTGGAGGAGGTGGAGCTGCCTGTGGATAAGGTGGATGTGATCATCAGTGAGTGGATGGGTTACTGCCTCTTCTACGAATCCATGCTTAACACTGTTCTTCATGCCCGAGACAAGTGGCTG GCCCCCGATGGGCTCATCTTCCCTGACCGGGCAACACTGTATGTGACCGCCATCGAAGACCGGCAGTACAAAGACTACAAGATTCACT GGTGGGAAAATGTCTATGGCTTTGACATGTCCTGTATTAAGGACGTGGCCATCAAGGAGCCTCTCGTGGATGTGGTTGACCCCAAGCAGCTGGTGACCAATGCCTGCCTCATCAAG GAAGTGGACATCTACACAGTGCGCGTGGATGACCTGACCTTCACCTCCCCCTTCTGTCTGCAAGTGAAGAGGAATGATTACGTCCATGCCCTGGTGGCTTACTTCAACATTGAATTCACCCGCTGCCATAAGCGCACAGGCTTCTCCACAA GTCCTGAGTCCCCTTACACACACTGGAAGCAAACTGTCTTCTACATGGAGGATTACCTCACAGTGAAGACAGGCGAGGAGATCTTTGGCACCATTGGCATGCGGCCCAATGCCAAAAACAAC CGAGACCTCGACTTCACCATCGACCTGGACTTCAAAGGCCAGTTGTGTGAGCTCTCGTGTTCCACTGACTACCGGATGCGCTGA